A part of Fusarium oxysporum Fo47 chromosome III, complete sequence genomic DNA contains:
- a CDS encoding ubiquitin-conjugating enzyme/RWD-like protein, whose product MAGATRDRRLVKELGKIHKDGMPPGITLIERNDSVAGDWFVDIQVLDDNPLYKDQIYRLKFHFPKMYPIEPPEVTFDKQADRPIPMHPHIYSNGIICLDLLGQQGWSPVQSVSSVCMSIQSMLTSNDKNERPPGDEDFVRGNKQRPRDIEFLYHDNTV is encoded by the exons ATGGCTGGAGCCACGCGGGATAGGCGTTTGGTTAAGGAGCTGGGCAAG ATTCATAAGGATGGAATGCCCCCTGGTATCACATTGATAGAACGCAACGACAGTGTTGCTGGCGACTGGTTTGTTGATATCCAGGTTCTCGACGACAATCCGCTTTACAAGGACCAAATCTACCGCCTCAAGTTCCACTTCCCCAAGATGTATCCCATAG AGCCCCCCGAGGTCACCTTTGACAAGCAAGCCGATCGGCCCATTCCTATGCATCCTCACATATACTCCAACGGCATCATCTGTCTCGATCTTTTAGGTCAACAGGGTTGGAGTCCCGTCCAGAGCGTTTCGAGCGTATGCATGAGCATCCAAAGCATGTTGACGAGCAATGACAAAAATGAGCGACCTCCTGGCGATGAGGACTTCGTGCGAGGCAATAAGCAACGGCCCCGAGACATCGAGTTCCTCTACCACGATAACACCGTGTGA
- a CDS encoding kinase-like domain-containing protein: MSFAGMLNRLHGQPESYDKKAKYRFGRTLGAGTYGVVREADGPTGKVAVKIILKRNVKGNEQMVYDELEMLQKLKHPHIVKFVDWFESRDKFYIVTQLATGGELFDRICEQGKFTEKDAAETIKQILLAVDFLHKNNIVHRDLKPENLLYLSRDPDSDLVLADFGIAKMLDGKGESLKTMAGSFGYAAPEVMRKEGHGKPVDMWSMGVITYTLLCGYSPFRSENLQDLIRECTENSVVFHERYWKDVSNDAKDFILHLINPDADQRWTSEEALGHIWLTGKNATDYNLLPEIKSFRARSRFRRIIEKIKLQARIEKLKAMEEDPENSDLSAIFSEVARAKLADDKEEKEVLRVTQEVEKDAKRRSFQA; the protein is encoded by the exons ATGAGTT TCGCCGGCATGTTGAACAGGCTTCATGGCCAACCCGAGAGCTACGATAAGAA AGCTAAGTACAGGTTTGGTCGAACACTCGGAGCTGGAACATATGGAGTCGTCAGGGAGGCTGATGGCCCAACTGGCAAGGTTGCCGTCAAGATAATCCTCAAACGAAATGTGAAGGGAAACGAACAGATGGTCTATGACGAGCTCGAGATGCTCCAGAAACTCAAGCATCCTCACATTGTCAAGTTTGTTGACTGGTTCGAGTCGAGA GACAAGTTTTATATCGTGACGCAGCTTGCTACCGGCGGTGAGCTCTTCGATCGCATTTGCGAGCAGGGCAAGTTCACTGAGAAGGATGCCGCTGAGACTATTAAGCAAATTCTACTTGCTGTCGATTTCCTTCACAAGAACAACATTGTTCACAGAG ATCTCAAGCCCGAGAACCTCCTTTACCTCAGCAGAGATCCCGATTCTGACCTTGTCTTGGCCGACTTCGGTATTGCCAAGATGCTCGACGGAAAGGGCGAGTCTCTCAAGACCATGGCTGGCTCTTTCGGTTATGCTGCCCCCGAGGTGATGCGCAAGGAAGGTCATGGAAAGCCTGTGGATATGTGGTCCATGGGTGTCATCACTTACACTTTGCTCTGTGGTTACTCGCCTTTCCGCAGTGAGAACCTCCAGGACCTTATCCGGGAGTGCACTGAGAACTCGGTTGTCTTCCACGAGCGATACTGGAAGGACGTCAGCAACGATGCAAAAGACTTCATCTTGCATCTGATCAACCCAGATGCTGATCAGCGTTGGACCAGCGAG GAAGCTTTGGGTCATATCTGGCTCACCGGAAAGAACGCTACCGACTACAACTTGTTGCCCGAGATCAAGTCTTTCCGCGCCAGAAGCCGATTCAGGCGCATCatcgagaagatcaagctCCAAGCACGtatcgagaagctcaaggctatGGAGGAGGACCCGGAGAACTCGGATCTTTCAGCTATCTTCTCCGAGGTCGCCAGAGCAAAGCTCGCCGACGacaaggaggagaaagaagttCTCCGTGTCACTCAAGAGGTCGAAAAGGATGCCAAGCGTCGAAGTTTCCAGgcttaa